The genomic region CGTGCTGATTGTATCTTAATTCTTTAATAATTTATAATTTGACTATGACTATATTTGTCCAACAAAAGTAAGTTAAAAAATTTTACATTTACGCCCAACAAAGTAGTTATTATAGGACTAGGCCAGCTGGGTCTTCCAGTTGCAAAATATGTTAAAGAACATGGTTTTGATACTTATGGATATGATATAAATCAAAAAACCATGCAATCAGCTGAA from Candidatus Nitrosocosmicus arcticus harbors:
- a CDS encoding NAD(P)-binding domain-containing protein, encoding MSNKSKLKNFTFTPNKVVIIGLGQLGLPVAKYVKEHGFDTYGYDINQKTMQSAE